AAAATTATATGTTAGCCAATTGCTTGATAAATCCACTTATCTAATAAATAATTATGCATACGTCTACAAAAATAAAGTGCATGACTATAAAACTGCATATGGATATGAACTTAATACAACATTTATGATCATACTGTGTACCAAGTATTAACCACTATAATGCAATTTATAAAGTTTGGAAACAAGACAACAATTTGGTATGGCACATCCAATTTGAGCTCAGATGCTCCACCGAAGGGTGGTCGAGGGGCTAGGTCAACTTCGTCTAGACtcatttctcttctttctcctgACAAAATCTCTCAGAAAACCCCTAAAAGATCTCTTAAACAGATCCTTCACTCTCTTTAGAGTACAAAAACAGGCTAGGGTTATCAATTATAGGTCAATAGTAGCACTTCTAggcaattaattatctaaatctTGAATAGAATTACGAACATCCCAATCCCATACTTCGAGTTCAAAACGAAACTAATTGTATGTGGAAATCATGATTTTTCTTGTCTGTCCCATATATTATCTGATATTTCTATTTAATtagtaaataaaatttatttaagccTTTATTTCATCTATTTATATCTTTTTTGAGGCTTAGAGAATataactaattaaaaatatttatgaatataTGGTAACACATggattatttcaaaaaattatcaGCAAAAGTAATATAGATGAGAAAAGTAACCTCTTCTTATGACtcaaaaatgaataaataaataaatatgttctAGAATTGATGCTAATTACATCAATATAATTAAAGAAACGACCCAATTCATACTCAAAGGcaatataatttctaaaagtagcACACATGATTGGTTTCAGTCATTTCTAGCTGAAATATGACAAAAGCTAATCAGTTTCAACTGAAATTCCATGTATCTGAGCAAGAGAATAAGTAATAGATACCATGAATTATTAGAGGAAAAAATCCTACAAAAGGGTATCCACTTCATGTTGAAAGGAGCTAACCATTCATTACATGACAATTGGTTATATCCTGAAATAACAGCATCTCTAATTCACAAAGAAACTGATTTTTATCCATATAGGGTAAAACTGAATAATATGGAAGAGGACTAAAAACAGAACCATGACAATGGGCTATGAGAAGAAACATATTATACAATCGCAAGCATTACAGGTTTCAGGATTTGGTAAACTACAAGCACCTTCAAGTTTCTGCTGTTATCCATGATGAAGATGTTGAAGATAGTAAAGATACTGTACTCTGAGTAATTACGAAGTGCTGAAGGTTGTCATTGTATATAGGTCATAGTTCTGACAGAGATGAATAtgctaaaagtttttttttcctcagcATTATGATCAAGTACATGCAAAGCATACTCAGGAACCAGAAGATTCTATGTACACCAAGATAGCAAGTAGCATAAGAGAAGTTAAGTCACCCATAGGCAAAGAGACCTGGCACTGCTAATGTTTCTTAAAATGCAAAGCATCTCCAAAGAAAATAAGCACCTTATATCAAACAGAGAATCtcacatataaatatatgaaatgcCAACATTTATTTGTCAAAAAACAAGCCAATCACAACTCCACCAATATAGCAAAAATTACCGAAGATGACTAGAATTCTTATCTACATGCCTCGAAACAAACAAGATATTCAGTTCCATCCCAATCTATTCAGCTCTGATAATATACACCTGCATGTTCcaaaccaaaagtaaactattaCAACCCAGGAGCGGTAAAGAGAACAAACTCAAATATGCTAACAGACAGAAAAGTACCCGAACtcggagagaaagaagaagcagGCAGACCCAATAACTCAATACAGAATGCCATCAATGACTGGATCTTCCCATCTCACTTTCTCCGCAGTGCTCTCGAAGTCACACACAGAAGAAAACTGACCAACCaatcgaaaaaagaaaaaaaaaagatcgaaTTTTGCTACTCTCTTTGGCTAATCTTCCTCTTAATCTCCAAAGTCTCCTTCCAAACTCTTCAACAACCATGTATCCATCTCTACTGTCCCGAACCCTGCGAATCATCCTCCGCAGACCGGGTCTGCTGCTGCTGGTGGTTCTGCTGCAATTGACCACTTCCAGCTCCACCCACTCCCCTTCCCTGCCCCATCTGGTGATAGAACTGACTCAAGGCCTGCGGGCTGAGAACCCCAATGTGCCCTTCCTGCGAAAGCCCAAGCTCCAGCCCTGGCAGCTGCTGCCCGTGCCCGCCGAGCAACGATGCGAAGCTCATCGCGCCGAGATTCGCTCCAGGCAACTCCAGCCCGTGCAGGCCCATTCTCTGCATGTAGCTCGAGTCCCCGCCGCTGCCGAGACTCGACGTGGAAGGGGCGAAGCCGGAATTGAACCCGCTGACGGTCGGCGGCCAGAGGCCAGGGTGGGAGCGGGCAAGGTTGGCGCCAAGCATGGCCCAATTAGGCCGGGGGCCGGGGGCTTGGCCAAGGTCGTCGAGCTTCTGGTGGAGGCCGACGGGGGCAGAGGCGGCGGGATGGGACAtgggggaggcggcggcggcggcagcggcggcgagGGCGGAGGCGGGGATGGTGCCGGTGCCGGTGGCGGCGATGATGGCGGGCTCGGCCTGCTGGAGGAGCCACTGGATGGTCTCGCCGTCGGACTTGTGGCCGAGTTCGCGGGTGAGCTGGAAGATGCGGGCGGCGCAGAGGGCGGGCATGCGGATGCGGCGGCCGCGCCCGTCGACCTTGGTGTGGCGGTCCTTGTTGGAGCTGCGTTTGGGGGCGAGCTGCCGCCTTTGGTCCTCCTTCTCGGCGGCGAGCTCTCTCTCGGGAGTGTCTCTGGCCTcagtggtggtggtggggtCCCTCTTGTCAGACTGGGGGAGGCCCAGGGCCTGGTGGAACCTGGGCACCTCTTGGGGCAACTTGGAGGAGCCCTTGGGATCCATGGCCGAGGAAAAGGTGGGATTTTTACGCAAGAAAACAAGGAAAGGTGAGATTTTGGAGAGTTTGggttgagagagaaagagagagaagaagattggagtcGATACAGAGGACTAGGCTATCTTATCATaggccttctctcctcttcacCGGGTTTGGCAAGGAAGGGGATCGGAGTTGAAAgggcggagagagagagagagagagaacccggggggggggggggggataaaGGACCAAGATACCAACTTTTTAAATTTACTGCCTGTTTTCAAGAATATTTTTGACAGTCTACAGTCTTTTTCCAGCCTTTACCTGGCATTGGGATCCATGAGCTTGGGGGGAGGAAAAAGGTGGGGTTTTTCTGGGGTTTTGGGTTCAAATCTAAATGGGGGAGAGGATCATGCTGGAGCCTGGTAGAGAAATGAAGAAAAGTACCAGAAATCCATGAATCTTTTACTGGTTTTGGCAAGTGAATGACTTGTGTCGAAAGGAGCTTGGAAGGAGAGACGGATCACGAAAACATCTACATACACATAGAACTTTTACCAAAAAATAACAACaatacttgttgaatagatttttaaaaacaaatacaaaactAAAGAGAAAACCAAGATATTGATTTGCAGAATTTCTTGTCTGATTTGAGCTCTATTTCACAAATCCCCCTTCTTTTTCAAGGTGTTGGTTTCTTTTCATCCTTGACCTGTTTGTGGGGGACTGTCCTGACTCCTGACCTCCTATGACTGCTCATAAGACTCCTGCAATATATCGCTTTCCCACATTCTATGGCTTGGATTCCCTTATCCCCCACCACCCCTGAGCTATTATTGCTTACAAAACTTGCAAGCGACTCACCTCAATAAGCATGTACTTGGCAACATATTAGTGGCCTATAGACTTGCTTACTCACCACTCTAGACCCATAATTAgaggcaagagagagagagagagagagagagagagagaggaagggaggaaatCAAAAGGAGACATTGAGACCAACAACCACATGA
This is a stretch of genomic DNA from Phoenix dactylifera cultivar Barhee BC4 chromosome 9, palm_55x_up_171113_PBpolish2nd_filt_p, whole genome shotgun sequence. It encodes these proteins:
- the LOC103695562 gene encoding transcription factor TCP20-like; its protein translation is MDPKGSSKLPQEVPRFHQALGLPQSDKRDPTTTTEARDTPERELAAEKEDQRRQLAPKRSSNKDRHTKVDGRGRRIRMPALCAARIFQLTRELGHKSDGETIQWLLQQAEPAIIAATGTGTIPASALAAAAAAAASPMSHPAASAPVGLHQKLDDLGQAPGPRPNWAMLGANLARSHPGLWPPTVSGFNSGFAPSTSSLGSGGDSSYMQRMGLHGLELPGANLGAMSFASLLGGHGQQLPGLELGLSQEGHIGVLSPQALSQFYHQMGQGRGVGGAGSGQLQQNHQQQQTRSAEDDSQGSGQ